One window of Mangrovibacterium diazotrophicum genomic DNA carries:
- a CDS encoding AraC family transcriptional regulator, with product MEFIYEKIFVPNKHSFITRRMKLELNTEIIHSHSNFELNLITSGSGRRIVGNHISTFTPGDLVLLGPNLSHCWEVLDTENGQDPECIVTHLNEDIINSDFFNIPELEDVIKLLRIADSGILFRGPKLEKAITLIHKMIGLKGLERYIQLLKIFNLLLEIEDREFLTLPSTLPNAYDKDRDQINKIYTYVFQNIQSGINLKDAAKLVYMEPSSFCRYFKKKTNQTFMDYVKNVRIGIAAKLLTETDKPITHICYECGYNNLANFNYYFKMLMSKTPSEYRKDFK from the coding sequence ATGGAATTCATCTACGAGAAAATATTCGTTCCGAATAAGCATTCGTTCATCACCCGAAGAATGAAATTGGAATTAAATACCGAAATCATCCATTCACACTCCAATTTCGAGCTCAACCTGATTACCTCCGGATCGGGGCGAAGAATAGTCGGCAATCACATTTCAACATTTACACCCGGCGACCTCGTTCTTTTGGGCCCCAACCTTTCGCATTGTTGGGAAGTCTTAGACACGGAGAATGGTCAAGATCCGGAATGCATTGTCACTCATTTGAATGAAGACATCATTAACTCTGATTTTTTCAATATTCCGGAATTGGAAGATGTGATCAAGCTATTGCGAATCGCAGATAGTGGCATCCTGTTTCGCGGGCCAAAACTAGAGAAGGCGATTACCCTTATTCATAAAATGATTGGTCTTAAAGGACTGGAGCGATACATTCAATTATTGAAAATTTTCAACCTCCTGTTGGAAATTGAAGACCGGGAATTTTTAACCCTGCCCTCTACCCTTCCCAATGCATACGACAAGGACCGGGACCAAATCAACAAAATCTACACCTACGTTTTTCAGAATATCCAAAGTGGGATAAACCTGAAAGACGCGGCTAAATTGGTGTACATGGAACCCAGTTCGTTTTGTCGTTATTTTAAGAAGAAGACCAACCAGACTTTTATGGACTATGTCAAAAACGTTCGCATTGGGATTGCTGCTAAACTACTGACAGAAACAGACAAGCCAATTACTCACATCTGCTACGAATGCGGCTACAATAACCTGGCAAATTTCAATTACTATTTCAAAATGCTCATGAGCAAAACTCCATCCGAGTATCGTAAGGACTTCAAATAG
- a CDS encoding SusC/RagA family TonB-linked outer membrane protein gives MKKGLLQTLIVGLFAFISISSYAQSRVTGTVKSSDGELLPGASVVIKGTSIGVITDFEGRYNIEVPQSDVVLLFSFVGMDAKEEPLQGRLSVDVILQTSSIGVDEVVVTALGISRASKSLGYSVSEVSGENLENATQENVLNALSGKVPGVTINSTGAAGSSVSMVIRGATSLTSDNQPLFVIDGVPVNNTLNNVSSIGSDNNVDYGNAISDLNSNDIESMSILKGPSAAALYGSRAGNGVVLITTKKGKKAKGLGVSISSSTVLDIPYKYVDTQSLFANGSRPYTPTNYPSNSYGSMVIAEDASGWVGPELNKGYTAIQWPYTPEELESGIPVSKELKSYNNAENFFETGITSTNSVSVANQTDKINYRVSFTNMQNKGYIPNSDLHKNSISSNISLNLTDNFTISSVINYSKNGSDNRPAGNRGANPLQALYNINSHINVLDMKDYWEEGKEGIQQSSPYTWGDYDSREFNNPYFLANEVNNSFNRDRIFGNIDASWQITPDLSVKARYAHDEFKEKRETKIAYSYTEEANGAYGIINLERFERNTDFLVTYKKRLDEVDFSVSAGGNAMYQKGSNNYMTTKSGGSGLITPGIYSLTNISPDNLDYGSSWWEKAIYSVYALASFGYKDMVYLDLTARNDWSSTLPEDNRSFFYPSASLSLLLNNMLALPSDVSLLKLRGGWAQVGNDTDPYKLYPVLGNEGAWGNVTRLSASGELLSPDLKPEIQTSYEFGADLNFYDSRLRLSGTWYHSDNKNQVLSIDLPASSGASSKQINAGLISAKGWEATLGLTPIANSNWKWDLNFSFTRNRTILKELADGMTYIKLWGDAKGGAYTWVGDEIGQIIDRKMVRVEDPDSEYYGYPILDSDGYDQSNSKVYDDDGNRVAPVIGNFNPDLMVGLQTSLSYKRFTLSANFDWRIGGQFVSQTLRYGESDLHSQRWLDRTLKLNNLDDIPAYLKEHADEYLSPDGMFYVVVGGPTADTGGFEHTEGGITLNDGVFMPGVYEDDNGNYVENLGGGDTKYVRYQDFYGWSYTRTATFDADFIKLRDVSITYKIPEKIYSSIGIQNASISVFSRNLILWTKAKINIDPENAFQPESSTQASGIQFKQGIERYNVNPWVIPVGLKLNLNF, from the coding sequence ATGAAGAAAGGATTATTACAAACTCTTATTGTTGGATTATTTGCTTTTATAAGCATCTCCAGCTATGCTCAGAGCCGGGTGACCGGTACTGTGAAGAGTAGCGATGGGGAGCTATTACCCGGAGCTTCTGTTGTTATCAAGGGGACAAGTATTGGTGTTATTACTGATTTTGAAGGGAGATATAACATTGAAGTTCCTCAATCTGATGTTGTTTTGCTTTTCTCTTTTGTGGGCATGGATGCCAAAGAAGAACCTCTTCAAGGACGTTTGTCCGTCGATGTGATTCTGCAGACCTCAAGTATCGGGGTTGACGAGGTTGTTGTAACCGCACTTGGAATTTCCAGAGCATCCAAATCACTGGGCTACTCTGTTTCGGAAGTTAGCGGCGAAAACCTGGAGAATGCGACGCAGGAGAACGTTTTGAATGCCTTGTCTGGAAAAGTACCGGGGGTGACAATTAACTCAACCGGTGCTGCAGGTTCTTCAGTTAGTATGGTGATTCGCGGTGCTACATCGTTGACAAGTGACAACCAGCCACTGTTTGTTATTGATGGCGTTCCGGTAAATAACACCTTGAATAACGTTTCCTCAATTGGGTCAGATAATAATGTGGACTACGGAAACGCTATTTCAGATTTAAACAGCAACGACATTGAAAGTATGTCGATCCTGAAAGGACCTAGTGCTGCTGCGCTGTACGGATCGCGGGCAGGTAACGGGGTAGTACTCATCACGACCAAAAAAGGGAAAAAGGCGAAAGGACTCGGCGTGAGTATCAGTTCAAGTACCGTTTTGGATATTCCCTATAAATATGTGGATACCCAGTCGCTTTTTGCCAACGGATCGCGGCCATATACACCAACCAACTATCCGTCCAACTCTTACGGATCGATGGTAATTGCAGAAGATGCATCGGGGTGGGTTGGCCCGGAGCTGAATAAAGGCTATACGGCCATTCAATGGCCTTATACACCGGAGGAACTTGAAAGTGGTATCCCGGTATCGAAAGAATTGAAGTCTTACAATAATGCGGAGAACTTCTTCGAGACTGGTATCACCTCGACTAACAGTGTATCGGTGGCCAACCAGACGGATAAAATAAACTATCGTGTTTCATTTACGAACATGCAGAACAAGGGCTACATTCCCAACAGCGATCTGCATAAAAACTCGATCAGTTCAAATATCAGTCTGAATCTCACGGATAATTTTACAATCAGCAGCGTGATCAATTATTCGAAGAATGGTTCAGACAACCGGCCGGCAGGAAACAGAGGCGCGAACCCGTTGCAGGCTTTGTATAATATCAACTCCCACATCAATGTGCTGGATATGAAAGACTACTGGGAGGAAGGAAAAGAAGGTATTCAGCAAAGTTCTCCTTATACCTGGGGCGATTACGATAGCCGCGAGTTTAACAACCCTTATTTCCTGGCAAACGAGGTGAATAACTCGTTCAATCGCGACCGTATTTTCGGGAATATTGATGCAAGCTGGCAAATTACACCAGATCTGTCGGTGAAAGCACGCTATGCACATGATGAGTTCAAAGAAAAACGCGAAACTAAAATTGCGTACAGTTATACCGAAGAAGCGAATGGTGCTTACGGTATCATCAACTTGGAACGGTTTGAGCGCAATACCGACTTTTTGGTGACATACAAAAAGAGACTGGATGAAGTTGACTTTTCGGTTTCAGCCGGTGGAAACGCGATGTACCAAAAAGGTTCGAACAATTACATGACAACTAAGTCGGGTGGTAGTGGTTTGATTACTCCCGGAATTTATTCGTTGACAAACATTTCGCCGGATAACCTGGATTATGGTTCTTCCTGGTGGGAAAAAGCAATCTACAGTGTTTATGCCTTGGCAAGTTTTGGCTACAAGGATATGGTTTACCTGGATTTGACTGCCAGAAATGACTGGTCGAGTACACTTCCTGAAGACAACCGTTCGTTCTTCTACCCTTCAGCATCACTCAGTTTATTGCTGAATAATATGCTGGCACTGCCATCAGACGTTTCGCTGTTGAAATTACGCGGAGGATGGGCCCAGGTTGGTAACGACACCGATCCATACAAATTATACCCGGTTCTGGGTAACGAGGGAGCCTGGGGAAATGTTACCCGTCTTTCGGCTTCAGGCGAGTTGCTAAGTCCTGATTTGAAGCCGGAGATCCAAACATCTTACGAGTTTGGTGCTGACCTCAATTTTTATGATAGTCGTTTGCGCTTAAGCGGTACCTGGTATCATTCTGACAATAAAAACCAGGTGCTGAGTATTGACCTTCCGGCTTCTTCCGGAGCCAGCTCCAAACAAATTAATGCCGGGTTAATTTCGGCAAAAGGATGGGAGGCAACATTGGGACTTACCCCAATTGCCAACTCCAATTGGAAATGGGATCTTAATTTCTCATTCACCCGGAACAGAACAATTTTGAAAGAATTGGCTGACGGGATGACCTACATTAAATTGTGGGGTGACGCTAAAGGTGGAGCTTACACGTGGGTTGGCGACGAAATCGGACAAATTATTGACCGCAAAATGGTTCGCGTTGAAGATCCGGATTCGGAGTACTATGGATACCCTATTCTGGACAGCGATGGCTACGATCAAAGTAACAGCAAAGTGTACGATGACGACGGAAATCGTGTAGCACCGGTTATCGGTAACTTCAACCCCGATTTGATGGTTGGCTTGCAAACAAGCTTGTCGTACAAACGCTTCACCTTAAGTGCCAACTTTGACTGGCGAATCGGAGGTCAGTTTGTTTCGCAAACACTGCGCTACGGTGAATCGGATTTGCACTCACAACGATGGTTAGATCGTACGTTGAAATTAAATAACCTCGATGATATTCCGGCTTATTTGAAAGAGCACGCAGATGAGTACCTGTCTCCCGACGGTATGTTCTATGTGGTTGTTGGTGGTCCAACCGCGGATACCGGTGGTTTTGAACACACCGAAGGTGGTATCACCCTAAACGACGGTGTGTTTATGCCAGGGGTATACGAAGATGACAACGGCAACTATGTGGAGAACCTGGGTGGTGGCGATACCAAATATGTTCGTTACCAGGATTTCTACGGCTGGAGTTACACCCGTACTGCGACTTTCGACGCCGACTTCATTAAATTGAGAGATGTTTCGATAACCTACAAGATTCCTGAAAAAATCTACAGTTCTATTGGTATTCAAAACGCTTCGATTTCTGTATTCAGCCGCAACTTGATTTTGTGGACAAAAGCAAAAATCAATATTGACCCGGAGAACGCCTTCCAGCCGGAAAGCAGCACGCAGGCCAGCGGTATTCAGTTTAAGCAAGGTATCGAACGATACAACGTGAATCCATGGGTAATTCCGGTAGGTCTCAAGCTTAATTTAAATTTTTAA
- a CDS encoding MFS transporter, which yields MKRNYWIVVLILFVFFVISFLTNIMGPLIPDIINDFDVSLAMASLLPFAFFIAYGVFSIPAGMAIEKYHEKSVMVFAFAVSFLGGGLFALFPSFHVALFSLFLIGSGMAMLQVAINPLLRVAGGEENFAFNSVLGQLVFGLASFLSPHLFSYLVVNLEDYSSLSQPNSFLTFLHGVVPVDLPWVSLYWIFGVVSLLMALFIVSVKLPEVELTTDEKVGAWSTHLELFKNKTVILYFIGLFAYVGTEQGVANWVSKFLAVYHRLDPRIEGADTISWFWGLLTVGCILGLILLKFMDSRLVLKLFTGAAIIALTFGLWGSPGVALVAFPLVGFFASVMYSVIFSLALNSVAQNHGAFSGILCSGIIGGAVVPLIIGLIGDAIGLRGGMTFLYVTLGFIFSIGFWAKPLVNNKTIKVKSHEQQVAVVG from the coding sequence ATGAAAAGAAATTATTGGATTGTTGTCCTGATTTTGTTTGTATTCTTCGTGATATCTTTTCTGACCAACATTATGGGGCCGTTGATACCTGATATTATCAATGATTTTGATGTCAGTTTGGCGATGGCTTCGTTGTTGCCCTTTGCATTTTTTATTGCCTATGGTGTTTTTTCGATTCCGGCCGGAATGGCGATCGAAAAGTATCACGAGAAATCGGTGATGGTTTTTGCATTTGCTGTCTCCTTTCTCGGAGGCGGCTTATTTGCTTTGTTTCCTTCTTTTCACGTTGCGCTTTTCTCGCTCTTTCTGATTGGTTCGGGCATGGCCATGTTGCAGGTTGCCATCAATCCGTTGCTGAGAGTTGCTGGTGGCGAAGAGAATTTTGCCTTTAATTCTGTGTTAGGACAGCTGGTCTTTGGTTTGGCTTCATTTTTAAGTCCTCATTTGTTTTCTTACCTGGTTGTCAACTTGGAAGATTATAGTTCATTGAGTCAGCCGAATTCGTTTCTGACTTTTTTGCATGGGGTTGTTCCTGTAGACCTTCCTTGGGTTTCTTTATATTGGATTTTTGGAGTGGTTTCGCTACTTATGGCGCTCTTTATTGTATCGGTAAAACTTCCTGAGGTTGAGCTCACTACAGACGAGAAAGTCGGCGCATGGTCGACTCATTTGGAGTTATTCAAGAACAAGACAGTTATCCTCTATTTTATCGGCTTGTTCGCTTATGTGGGAACCGAGCAGGGCGTGGCCAATTGGGTTTCTAAATTCCTGGCTGTTTATCATCGACTCGACCCCCGGATAGAAGGAGCGGACACAATTTCCTGGTTTTGGGGGTTGTTAACTGTTGGTTGTATTCTGGGGTTAATATTGTTGAAATTTATGGATAGCCGACTGGTGTTGAAACTATTTACCGGCGCTGCAATTATTGCACTGACTTTTGGACTCTGGGGGTCACCGGGAGTGGCCTTGGTTGCTTTTCCATTAGTTGGTTTTTTCGCTTCAGTTATGTATTCCGTCATTTTTTCATTGGCGCTTAATTCTGTCGCCCAAAATCATGGTGCTTTTTCAGGGATCTTGTGTTCTGGTATTATCGGAGGCGCTGTGGTGCCGCTGATTATCGGTCTAATTGGCGATGCAATTGGATTGCGCGGTGGAATGACATTTCTGTACGTCACCTTGGGCTTTATTTTCAGCATTGGTTTCTGGGCTAAACCTTTGGTGAATAACAAGACGATAAAAGTAAAAAGTCACGAACAGCAAGTTGCTGTTGTTGGCTAG
- a CDS encoding SusD/RagB family nutrient-binding outer membrane lipoprotein, whose protein sequence is MKLIRITYYLMFVMSVLVFQSCQDLTELNENPNGVEPSTVDPNLLISTVLTEYGQSVVDNGFGNVAGVMQHLEKDSWSSAFNNYDWEEEEWSGYYSMLRTNKLAYERAVEEGMEFHQGVCLVMRAMIFGRITDFWGDAPYTYALNAEDGGTDDILPPFDSQETIYKGIIDELATAASLLSKESTEYSNVSAEADVFYGGDATKWMKLANSLALRFYMRLSAKLPDYAEAGVKKMLAESLISSVDEGCMMSYIGSSDDDSWPSNTEYDSSSSNFKRYKPCTTLLYRLNELNDPRLGTWFNPVEIPIVVSSLYAPTEDTVVDDVRYITPEYLAANSMMIFDESTFKQAVEDGYTLVDTNSVYVGLPPSVSSYEPYDYNLNPNPTQGGGNVHVSYLSDLFKDAENEYLLARIFPYSEVCFLKAEAAYYGWGGVAEDSYDAGVEASLEEWGVDDDFSSYIANDGVAFDGTLDQIMEQKWIASFTNASEAWFDWRRTGLPDLQTGPSPLRDAIPLRFYYGSDEKENNATNYLAAIENLETTSYSSSDDNDSAWSKMWLLQGTDEPW, encoded by the coding sequence ATGAAATTAATTAGAATAACATATTATCTCATGTTTGTGATGTCGGTTCTGGTTTTTCAGTCTTGCCAGGATTTGACAGAATTAAACGAAAATCCGAATGGAGTCGAGCCGTCGACAGTTGATCCCAATCTGCTAATCAGTACCGTTTTAACGGAATATGGTCAATCGGTTGTTGACAATGGATTTGGGAATGTGGCCGGTGTGATGCAGCACCTGGAGAAAGATTCCTGGTCTTCAGCATTTAACAACTACGATTGGGAAGAAGAAGAATGGAGCGGCTACTATTCGATGCTGCGAACAAATAAGCTGGCTTACGAAAGGGCCGTTGAGGAAGGTATGGAGTTTCACCAGGGAGTTTGTTTGGTGATGCGCGCCATGATTTTTGGACGAATTACCGATTTCTGGGGTGACGCGCCTTACACTTATGCGTTAAATGCAGAAGATGGTGGTACCGATGATATATTGCCTCCATTTGATTCTCAGGAAACCATCTACAAAGGTATTATCGATGAGTTGGCCACTGCCGCCAGTTTGTTGTCGAAAGAATCTACAGAATACTCGAATGTTAGTGCCGAAGCGGACGTTTTTTACGGTGGTGATGCAACCAAATGGATGAAGCTTGCCAATTCTCTGGCTTTGCGTTTCTACATGCGATTGTCCGCCAAATTACCGGACTATGCTGAAGCAGGTGTCAAAAAAATGTTAGCCGAATCTTTGATCAGCAGTGTTGATGAAGGTTGTATGATGAGCTACATCGGCTCGAGCGACGATGATTCCTGGCCGTCAAATACAGAGTATGATTCTTCATCCAGCAATTTCAAACGTTACAAGCCTTGTACTACTTTGTTGTATCGTTTGAATGAACTGAATGACCCCCGTTTGGGAACTTGGTTTAATCCGGTGGAAATTCCGATTGTAGTATCTTCATTGTATGCACCTACTGAGGATACCGTGGTTGATGATGTACGGTACATTACTCCGGAATATTTGGCCGCCAATAGCATGATGATTTTTGACGAATCGACTTTTAAACAAGCGGTTGAAGACGGTTATACGCTTGTGGATACAAATAGCGTTTATGTTGGTTTGCCACCTAGCGTTTCGTCATATGAACCATACGATTACAACTTAAATCCGAATCCAACGCAGGGTGGGGGGAATGTTCACGTTTCCTACCTGAGTGATCTGTTTAAAGATGCAGAGAATGAATATTTGCTGGCTCGAATTTTCCCGTATTCCGAAGTTTGTTTCCTGAAAGCCGAAGCAGCTTATTATGGTTGGGGAGGTGTTGCAGAAGACAGCTACGATGCCGGTGTCGAAGCCTCGTTGGAAGAATGGGGCGTGGACGATGATTTTTCAAGCTACATCGCGAATGATGGTGTTGCTTTCGACGGTACACTCGATCAAATTATGGAACAAAAGTGGATTGCCAGCTTTACGAATGCATCAGAAGCTTGGTTCGACTGGAGAAGAACAGGCCTTCCGGATCTTCAGACCGGGCCATCTCCATTGCGCGATGCTATTCCACTTCGATTCTACTACGGAAGCGACGAAAAGGAAAACAATGCCACAAATTATTTGGCTGCCATTGAAAATCTGGAAACAACAAGTTACAGTTCTTCTGACGACAACGATAGTGCTTGGTCTAAAATGTGGTTACTGCAGGGTACTGACGAACCCTGGTAA
- a CDS encoding ROK family protein, producing the protein MEKLIDRRYAVGVDLGGTFVKFALVADDGDVLYSNKLKIGSACKRDDILKTLHDSIRLVLNEAERLGVCVSGIGIGSPGIVCDGVVMGGADNLDGWENVPLQTIFSEAFDLPVFVDNDANVVGLAEVSFGAAKGCTDVVFITVGTGIGGAIVVNGDLYGGFKNRGGELGHIAVVHEGAECNCGGRGCLEVYASTTALIQRYCSCSGRPAEEVDGQYVVQKYLEREEIAVQCLEEHTNYLGHGIAAFVNIFAPQKIVIGGGISEAGQFYIDLISKSTFRYAMKDCAVNTEVVGAVLGNQAGSLGAASLVFHSKNVKLKKVS; encoded by the coding sequence ATGGAAAAATTGATCGATCGGCGTTACGCTGTCGGAGTTGATTTGGGTGGAACTTTCGTAAAGTTTGCCTTGGTGGCGGATGATGGGGATGTTTTGTACAGCAATAAGCTGAAGATCGGCTCTGCTTGCAAGCGAGATGATATTTTGAAAACCTTGCATGATTCGATTCGACTGGTTTTAAACGAGGCTGAACGATTGGGGGTTTGCGTGTCTGGCATTGGTATCGGTTCGCCGGGTATTGTTTGCGATGGCGTTGTGATGGGAGGTGCTGATAACCTGGATGGCTGGGAGAATGTGCCGTTGCAGACTATTTTTTCAGAAGCCTTCGATCTGCCGGTTTTTGTTGATAACGACGCGAATGTTGTGGGGTTGGCTGAGGTGAGCTTCGGTGCAGCCAAAGGATGTACTGATGTTGTTTTTATCACGGTTGGAACCGGGATTGGCGGCGCAATTGTCGTCAATGGAGATCTTTATGGCGGGTTTAAAAATCGTGGAGGTGAGCTGGGGCATATCGCTGTTGTCCATGAAGGCGCTGAGTGTAATTGTGGCGGCCGGGGCTGCCTGGAGGTTTATGCTTCGACTACTGCATTGATCCAAAGATATTGCTCGTGTTCTGGTCGTCCTGCCGAAGAAGTCGATGGTCAGTATGTCGTTCAGAAATACCTGGAAAGAGAAGAAATTGCTGTGCAATGTCTGGAGGAGCACACGAATTATCTCGGTCATGGCATAGCTGCTTTTGTCAACATATTTGCACCACAGAAAATCGTTATTGGCGGAGGTATTTCCGAAGCCGGTCAGTTTTATATCGATCTGATTTCAAAGTCAACCTTTCGGTATGCGATGAAAGATTGCGCTGTCAATACCGAAGTGGTCGGAGCCGTTTTGGGAAATCAAGCTGGTAGCCTTGGCGCTGCTTCGTTGGTGTTTCATTCGAAAAATGTAAAACTTAAAAAGGTAAGCTGA
- a CDS encoding glycoside hydrolase family 2 protein has translation MKMDLKISFRFLIVFFVPLLFSGCGAGDSNSAYQDLKLEGDWKMQSSEKLNGIGDQEISVAAFDVESWLDAEVPGTVLGSLVTNGMVQDPYFGINMQKVDASQFSKPWWFRRTFTLDKGALEKVVSLRFDGINYRADLWVNGKMVASKDDFAGAFRMFTFNISQYVKEGINTVALKLYQHIDGEYSIGFVDWNPLPPDKNMGIFRPVSLEINDGVKIRSPFVYSKVDSVSLASADLFIDADVVNQTDQVMEGTLRVNYELGVVEKEIALKPNETLSCHFDPKEFKSLSVNNVKLWWPNGMGDPNLYDLKVEFIADNKVLDCVQKNYGIREIKSYLNEDKNRTFEINGKFVLIKGGGWVDDLLLQDTPKSVEAQLRYIKHMNLNSIRCEGFWGKDETLYNLCDEYGILVMVGWSCQWEWEEYLHKPTDEKYGGATTEEDIDLLAQSWKDQLLWLRNHPSIYVWMLGSDKLPDPRLENKYVDLFQKYDLSRPYVTSAGGAGTEENKIVAEVPLVSDISGPTGMKMLGPYAYTPPVYWYTDTQLGGAYGFNTETCPGPSVPPLSSLERMFPKDKLWPIDKDYWEFHTGRNQFKTLDRYRKALDARYGESESVEEFAFKSQVSNYEVMRPMFEAFIAHKPKSTGVIQWMLNSAWPELYWQLYDTYLQPNGSFYGTRKACTPLHAIYRYGFNDVYLANEDLKDATELTVKIRGFDLQSREIFADRWQGDIQTNTSKFIYKLPKIEGENPVWFLALNVYDSDGKELDNSFYWLSEKEDVLDYEAAKKLDWPYYTPTSQYADFRSLNDLPKVKLQYHSDYKADDQFAQVKLTVKNPSDKLAFFVYFDIVGADSGAPVLPVYWDDNYISLLPGEERTYSAKYFLADSDGKEPKIKAKGWNVDSVIINE, from the coding sequence ATGAAAATGGATCTTAAAATATCTTTTAGATTTTTAATTGTTTTTTTTGTTCCCCTTCTCTTTAGTGGTTGTGGGGCCGGTGATTCTAATTCGGCTTATCAGGATCTGAAGCTGGAGGGAGATTGGAAAATGCAATCAAGTGAGAAGCTAAACGGAATCGGAGATCAGGAAATTTCTGTCGCTGCCTTCGATGTTGAATCTTGGTTGGATGCAGAAGTACCGGGAACTGTTCTTGGGAGTTTGGTGACGAATGGCATGGTTCAGGATCCTTATTTCGGAATCAATATGCAAAAGGTAGATGCAAGCCAGTTTTCAAAGCCCTGGTGGTTTAGGAGAACTTTTACGTTGGATAAAGGTGCATTGGAAAAGGTTGTTTCGTTGCGATTCGATGGGATAAATTACCGAGCCGACCTGTGGGTGAACGGAAAGATGGTGGCGAGTAAGGACGATTTTGCTGGAGCTTTTCGCATGTTCACATTTAATATTAGTCAGTATGTAAAGGAAGGGATCAATACCGTTGCTTTAAAATTGTATCAACACATAGACGGGGAATATTCCATCGGTTTTGTCGATTGGAATCCGCTTCCTCCTGATAAAAATATGGGCATATTTCGCCCTGTTTCGCTCGAAATTAATGATGGTGTAAAAATTCGCAGCCCTTTCGTTTATTCAAAAGTTGACTCGGTTTCTCTGGCTTCGGCAGATTTATTTATCGATGCAGATGTCGTGAATCAGACGGATCAGGTGATGGAGGGAACATTGCGTGTGAATTACGAGTTGGGAGTGGTTGAAAAGGAAATTGCACTGAAGCCCAACGAGACGCTTTCCTGTCACTTCGATCCGAAAGAGTTTAAATCCCTGTCGGTTAATAATGTGAAGCTTTGGTGGCCCAATGGGATGGGCGATCCCAATCTTTACGACTTGAAAGTTGAATTTATTGCAGATAACAAAGTTCTGGATTGTGTTCAAAAGAATTACGGAATCCGCGAAATCAAGAGTTATTTGAATGAAGATAAAAACAGGACGTTCGAGATTAACGGGAAGTTTGTGTTGATAAAAGGTGGAGGCTGGGTCGACGATCTTTTACTTCAGGATACGCCTAAATCGGTTGAAGCCCAGCTTCGGTATATTAAGCACATGAATTTGAATAGTATTCGTTGTGAAGGCTTTTGGGGTAAAGATGAAACCTTGTACAACTTGTGTGACGAATACGGAATTTTGGTGATGGTAGGCTGGAGTTGCCAGTGGGAATGGGAGGAATACCTGCACAAGCCAACCGATGAGAAATACGGCGGCGCAACAACAGAAGAGGATATTGATCTTCTCGCTCAATCGTGGAAAGATCAACTGCTCTGGTTGCGTAATCATCCCAGTATTTATGTATGGATGTTGGGTAGTGATAAATTGCCCGATCCCCGGCTGGAAAATAAATATGTCGATCTGTTTCAGAAATATGATTTGTCACGGCCCTACGTGACTTCTGCCGGAGGTGCCGGGACAGAAGAAAATAAAATCGTTGCAGAGGTTCCTCTGGTCAGTGATATCAGTGGACCAACGGGGATGAAAATGTTGGGTCCCTACGCCTACACTCCGCCGGTGTATTGGTATACCGATACGCAATTAGGTGGTGCTTACGGTTTCAATACTGAAACTTGTCCCGGGCCGAGTGTACCTCCGCTCTCTTCCCTCGAGCGAATGTTTCCAAAGGATAAACTTTGGCCCATTGATAAAGATTACTGGGAGTTTCATACTGGACGCAATCAATTTAAAACATTGGATCGGTATCGGAAAGCCTTGGATGCCCGGTATGGTGAGTCTGAAAGCGTAGAAGAATTTGCGTTTAAATCGCAAGTGAGTAATTATGAGGTTATGCGCCCGATGTTCGAGGCTTTTATTGCGCACAAGCCGAAAAGTACAGGAGTCATTCAATGGATGCTGAATTCGGCCTGGCCGGAGTTGTACTGGCAATTGTATGATACTTATCTCCAGCCCAATGGTTCGTTTTACGGAACACGCAAGGCGTGTACACCGTTGCATGCGATTTATCGCTATGGTTTCAATGATGTGTACCTGGCAAACGAAGACTTGAAAGATGCAACGGAATTGACCGTGAAAATTCGAGGATTCGATCTTCAATCCAGAGAAATTTTTGCAGACCGGTGGCAGGGAGATATTCAAACAAATACATCAAAGTTTATTTACAAACTACCAAAGATTGAGGGTGAGAATCCGGTATGGTTTCTGGCGTTGAATGTTTATGATTCCGATGGAAAAGAGCTTGATAATAGTTTTTATTGGTTGTCGGAAAAAGAGGATGTTTTGGATTACGAAGCAGCCAAAAAATTGGACTGGCCATACTACACGCCGACCAGTCAATATGCTGATTTCAGATCGTTGAATGACCTGCCGAAAGTTAAACTGCAATATCATTCGGATTACAAGGCAGACGATCAGTTTGCGCAGGTAAAGCTAACGGTGAAAAACCCCTCGGATAAGCTGGCTTTCTTTGTCTATTTCGACATTGTTGGAGCGGACTCTGGTGCTCCCGTACTTCCGGTTTACTGGGATGACAATTATATTTCTCTGCTTCCGGGAGAGGAGCGAACTTACTCGGCGAAGTATTTCCTGGCTGATTCTGATGGCAAGGAACCCAAAATAAAAGCTAAAGGTTGGAATGTCGATTCTGTAATCATAAATGAATAG